The Leptospira venezuelensis genome contains a region encoding:
- a CDS encoding flavin-containing monooxygenase, with translation MKEQVETSSSKEVQDYSGYYCIVGAGPAGLSMARSLKLKGIPFHVIERYKDVGGIWDIENPGSPMYESAHFISSKYLSNYADYPMPEEYPDYPSNRQILAYHRAFAKEYDLYRHIKFNSSVQSIRQKGNKWLVTLTTGESGLYEGIICASGITWSPNIPKLEGEETFSGEVIHSVKYKDISSFRGKRVLVVGAGNSGCDIACDAGVAADQAFISVRRGYYFIPKHIFGMPADVFGDRAHWIPNWFSQWVLGAILKLLVGDLTKIGLPAPDHKIFETHPIVNDQLLHNLRHGDVIAKGDISRLNGEFVEFKDGTKEKIDLVVLATGYEWAIPYMEEKYFEWKNGRPELYLTLFNRKYENLYALGYMETDGGAYKMFDEMANLISSYIEAKRNGNSSAKKFEKLIRTDRPLLNGGINYLNTGRHSVYVNQVAYRKYRSMIQRKMRWPELKQGQFDILKKVDRSISASADLASANR, from the coding sequence ATGAAAGAACAAGTCGAAACTTCTAGTTCCAAAGAAGTCCAAGATTATTCAGGATATTACTGTATAGTGGGAGCGGGACCTGCCGGGTTATCAATGGCGAGGTCCTTGAAATTGAAAGGAATTCCTTTTCACGTGATCGAGAGATATAAGGACGTTGGAGGGATTTGGGATATCGAAAATCCAGGTTCTCCCATGTATGAGAGCGCGCATTTTATTTCTTCAAAGTATCTTTCCAATTATGCGGATTATCCGATGCCGGAAGAGTATCCGGATTATCCATCCAATCGGCAGATATTAGCGTATCATAGAGCCTTTGCCAAAGAATACGATCTGTATCGACATATTAAATTTAATTCTTCGGTCCAGTCTATACGGCAGAAAGGAAACAAATGGTTGGTCACACTTACGACTGGAGAATCGGGGCTTTATGAAGGAATCATTTGCGCGAGCGGGATTACTTGGTCTCCGAATATTCCAAAATTAGAAGGCGAAGAAACATTTTCAGGAGAAGTGATACATAGCGTAAAATATAAAGATATTTCCTCCTTTCGAGGAAAGAGAGTGCTCGTTGTGGGAGCAGGAAATTCAGGATGTGATATCGCATGCGACGCAGGAGTTGCTGCAGACCAAGCATTCATCAGCGTGAGGAGAGGTTATTATTTTATTCCAAAACATATTTTTGGAATGCCGGCCGATGTATTTGGGGATAGAGCACATTGGATCCCAAACTGGTTTTCTCAGTGGGTATTAGGGGCGATTTTAAAATTGTTAGTAGGGGACTTAACTAAGATTGGTCTTCCCGCTCCCGATCACAAAATTTTTGAAACACATCCTATAGTCAACGATCAGCTTCTACATAACTTGCGTCATGGGGATGTAATCGCAAAAGGTGATATCTCTAGATTGAATGGAGAGTTCGTGGAGTTTAAGGACGGCACTAAGGAAAAGATCGATTTAGTTGTACTTGCGACAGGATACGAGTGGGCAATTCCATACATGGAAGAAAAATATTTCGAATGGAAAAATGGGCGCCCCGAACTCTATCTTACTCTATTTAATCGCAAGTATGAAAATCTTTATGCTCTTGGGTATATGGAAACCGATGGTGGGGCTTATAAAATGTTCGATGAAATGGCTAATTTGATTTCATCTTATATTGAGGCGAAACGAAACGGAAATAGTTCCGCTAAAAAATTCGAAAAGTTGATTCGGACAGATAGACCGTTATTAAACGGAGGGATTAATTATCTGAATACAGGTAGACACTCTGTATATGTGAATCAAGTCGCTTACAGAAAATATCGATCTATGATCCAACGTAAGATGAGGTGGCCGGAATTGAAACAAGGCCAGTTCGATATTTTAAAGAAGGTAGATCGTTCGATTTCTGCATCTGCTGATCTTGCGAGCGCGAATCGGTGA
- a CDS encoding Fur family transcriptional regulator, giving the protein MNKDRETEILKTVDDSIRMEMKTFSDYLQKKGLKITNQRMLVAERIFSLHNHFTAESLLEEFKDQRDKISKATIYRILSIMVEAKLLQEHNFGQDYKYYEHIIGHTHHDHIICGDCGRIVEFMDERIEQLQEQAAASNGFKITGHSLNIYGTCLDPNCPNKK; this is encoded by the coding sequence ATGAATAAAGACCGAGAAACTGAAATTCTGAAAACCGTAGACGATTCCATCCGGATGGAGATGAAAACTTTTTCTGATTATTTACAGAAGAAGGGACTGAAGATCACCAACCAAAGGATGTTAGTAGCAGAACGTATTTTCTCCCTGCACAATCACTTCACCGCGGAAAGCCTCCTGGAAGAATTTAAGGACCAGAGGGATAAAATTTCTAAAGCTACCATTTATAGAATTCTATCGATCATGGTGGAAGCGAAGTTATTGCAGGAGCATAATTTCGGACAAGATTATAAATATTACGAACATATCATCGGTCATACTCATCATGATCATATTATCTGCGGAGATTGTGGTAGAATCGTAGAATTTATGGATGAAAGGATCGAACAGTTGCAAGAGCAGGCTGCTGCAAGCAACGGATTTAAGATCACTGGTCATAGCCTGAATATTTACGGCACTTGTTTGGATCCGAATTGTCCGAACAAAAAATGA
- a CDS encoding STAS domain-containing protein: MEITRRESGNIVILDINGEIDLYNAPEIKDVIAKLIEEQKYYTIINLEKVSYIDSSGIGALISSLSNLKKYQGGLKIINVAGSVRKVFELTKLTSFFEIFDNEADAVAAFK, translated from the coding sequence ATGGAAATCACCAGAAGGGAAAGCGGTAACATCGTAATTCTGGACATCAATGGGGAGATCGATTTATACAATGCCCCTGAGATTAAGGATGTGATCGCAAAGCTCATTGAAGAGCAGAAATACTATACTATTATCAATCTGGAAAAGGTCTCTTATATTGACTCATCCGGAATCGGTGCTTTGATTTCCAGCCTCTCTAACTTAAAAAAATACCAGGGTGGACTTAAGATTATCAATGTTGCGGGTTCCGTAAGAAAGGTATTTGAATTAACTAAATTAACATCATTCTTCGAGATCTTTGATAACGAAGCTGATGCAGTCGCTGCCTTCAAATAA
- a CDS encoding lipoprotein LipL71: MKTFRAISFPSLVLGVLGFLVACGSELPVKELAEAKTAITRAKDAGAERYASGEFEEARKSLLTAHEKASNEDLGETKKSAEYAKSKAYDALEKSYPQLTEESKTQANTAINEADEAYASQLAAEPYNNAVELKKEGDTLRDNADRTLESYPKESGDDAKLRTRLAAFDQYEQSNKKYLESKKAASDAKSLALSQKQQLIDSLADIEKNLDDADRYAGGQDPEVSQTRERLNAAKAKIDEGKIKEGYSEIDDIRKKSAELVAKNIQAYALKKKVEAKDSIGKAKDKLSGIDQSKLKSSKDLQTSYQRADENLKAADESLVSAEELYSSEKYEDSIGRSEEAIRLSRIVVDQSDDIAERLRTGSSVAGRKGDAGDSTSSTKKGEDSTASSSGELPEGWKKYVVRKKIPADCLWRISAYKQHYGTSKLWKRIYDANRGKIKNPNLIYPKQVLLIPPAKGSTKFDPKKAPKKQTGSDKVEASTPEEKKEETTTPPSSSTSEQEPEEEESSTPAPSTENEQPSDSGEQESDEEAR, from the coding sequence ATGAAAACTTTTCGAGCTATATCGTTCCCATCATTGGTACTGGGAGTTTTAGGATTCCTAGTTGCCTGTGGGTCGGAACTACCCGTAAAAGAATTAGCGGAAGCAAAAACCGCTATCACTCGCGCAAAAGATGCAGGCGCAGAAAGATACGCTTCCGGAGAATTCGAAGAAGCTCGTAAAAGTCTTTTGACCGCTCATGAAAAAGCTTCTAACGAAGACTTAGGCGAGACTAAGAAAAGTGCTGAATACGCAAAAAGTAAAGCGTATGATGCATTAGAAAAATCTTATCCTCAATTGACTGAAGAGTCCAAGACACAAGCTAATACCGCTATCAATGAAGCGGATGAGGCTTATGCTTCTCAACTCGCTGCAGAACCTTATAATAATGCAGTAGAGCTTAAGAAAGAAGGGGACACTCTAAGAGATAATGCTGATCGCACTTTGGAATCCTATCCTAAGGAATCCGGAGACGACGCAAAGCTTAGAACTCGTCTTGCTGCTTTCGATCAGTACGAACAAAGTAATAAAAAATATCTGGAGTCCAAAAAGGCAGCAAGTGATGCTAAATCTTTGGCTCTTTCCCAAAAGCAACAGCTAATCGATTCTCTTGCAGATATCGAAAAAAATCTGGATGATGCGGACAGATATGCTGGCGGCCAAGACCCAGAAGTTTCTCAAACAAGAGAACGTTTGAATGCTGCTAAGGCAAAAATCGACGAAGGAAAAATCAAAGAAGGTTATTCCGAAATCGATGATATCCGCAAAAAATCAGCTGAACTAGTAGCAAAAAATATCCAAGCTTACGCTCTCAAGAAGAAGGTAGAAGCAAAAGATTCTATCGGAAAAGCTAAGGATAAACTCTCTGGAATCGATCAGTCTAAACTGAAATCCAGCAAGGATCTCCAAACCTCTTACCAAAGAGCTGACGAGAACTTGAAAGCTGCTGATGAGTCTTTAGTTTCTGCAGAAGAGTTATATTCTTCCGAAAAATACGAAGATTCTATTGGTAGATCCGAAGAAGCGATCAGACTTTCTCGTATCGTAGTAGATCAGTCTGATGATATCGCTGAAAGATTGCGCACTGGATCTTCCGTTGCGGGTCGTAAAGGTGATGCGGGAGATTCAACTTCTTCTACCAAAAAAGGAGAAGATTCAACGGCTTCTTCTTCCGGAGAACTTCCTGAAGGCTGGAAAAAATACGTAGTTCGTAAGAAAATTCCTGCTGATTGCCTCTGGAGAATTTCCGCTTACAAACAACATTACGGTACTTCTAAACTTTGGAAACGTATCTACGATGCGAATCGCGGTAAGATCAAAAATCCAAACTTGATCTATCCTAAACAAGTATTGTTAATTCCGCCTGCAAAAGGATCTACTAAATTCGATCCTAAAAAGGCTCCTAAAAAGCAGACAGGAAGTGATAAGGTAGAAGCTTCTACACCGGAAGAGAAGAAGGAAGAGACAACCACGCCTCCTTCCTCTTCGACTTCTGAGCAAGAACCGGAAGAAGAAGAGTCTTCTACTCCGGCACCTTCTACAGAAAATGAGCAACCTTCTGATTCTGGTGAACAGGAAAGCGACGAAGAAGCTCGTTAA
- a CDS encoding extracellular solute-binding protein produces MNLALKNSKFLNICYFTLLLSVITFLSTGCKEKEEVQISVATEDLPWEGDPNSIPEALRKPNPSVSPNAKRGGIFRIYSHQYPKSLNWYLENFSTTAEIFGQMFEPLLERHPITLEPLPKLASSWKISSDKRTFTFNLDKNARWSDGKSITAKDVLFTYEIIMNKKNNTALHRIDLSRFEAPKLVNEYEVEFTQKEIHWKNFEFIAYDFFILPEHYYNGKDFNKENFEFPVTSGPYELQSAKKGIYVKMKRRNDYWMRAYPFYKGNDNFDTLIFKVFNDDAVAFQAFKKGDIDLYPVYKAATWVQETTGEPFDKNYIIKQKIYNDKKSGFQGWAFNMRRKPFDDVRIRKAIAHLVNRKLMVDKLAFGEYQLTDSYYGSVWEEGQLPNPSIDYDPEAAKKLFAEAGWKPNAKGFLEKDGQQFVIHILERDRSVEKYFTLFMERVKELGIQVTIESTDLANWSERMDKYDFDVTWAAWGAGSSFPDPEHHWDSKYANENGQNNYNGFKNPEVDKLIEQQKTEFDIKKRTEILKKIDKILTKEVPYVLLWGIKSTRVLYWNRFGTPENPLARYSGEGAAKSLWWIDEEKDKALENSKKNKTSLPSYKRDLYYHSK; encoded by the coding sequence TTGAACCTTGCTCTAAAAAATTCCAAATTCCTAAACATTTGCTATTTTACACTTTTATTATCCGTAATTACTTTCTTGTCCACCGGCTGTAAAGAAAAGGAAGAAGTCCAGATTTCAGTAGCGACTGAAGATCTCCCTTGGGAAGGAGATCCGAATAGTATCCCGGAAGCATTGAGAAAGCCGAATCCTTCTGTTTCTCCTAACGCAAAAAGGGGAGGGATCTTCAGGATCTATAGCCATCAGTATCCTAAATCTCTGAACTGGTATTTGGAAAATTTCTCCACCACCGCTGAGATATTTGGTCAGATGTTCGAACCACTTCTGGAAAGACATCCTATTACACTGGAGCCTCTTCCTAAACTTGCTTCTTCTTGGAAAATCTCTTCTGATAAAAGAACATTCACATTCAATCTGGATAAAAATGCTAGATGGAGTGATGGTAAATCGATCACTGCTAAGGATGTATTGTTCACTTATGAAATAATCATGAATAAGAAGAATAATACTGCGCTTCACAGGATTGATCTTTCTCGTTTCGAGGCTCCTAAATTAGTGAATGAATACGAAGTGGAATTCACACAAAAAGAGATCCATTGGAAAAACTTCGAATTTATTGCTTATGATTTCTTTATTCTTCCGGAACATTATTATAACGGGAAAGATTTTAATAAGGAGAATTTTGAGTTTCCTGTGACCTCCGGACCTTATGAATTGCAATCCGCTAAAAAAGGGATCTACGTAAAAATGAAACGTAGAAATGATTATTGGATGAGAGCGTATCCTTTTTACAAAGGAAATGATAACTTTGATACTTTAATCTTTAAAGTATTCAATGACGATGCGGTCGCATTCCAAGCATTCAAAAAAGGTGATATAGATCTTTATCCTGTGTATAAGGCTGCGACCTGGGTCCAAGAAACCACTGGCGAACCTTTTGATAAAAATTATATAATTAAACAAAAGATCTATAATGATAAAAAGTCAGGCTTTCAAGGTTGGGCATTCAATATGAGAAGAAAACCTTTCGACGATGTTCGTATTAGAAAGGCAATCGCTCATTTAGTAAATCGTAAACTGATGGTGGATAAACTCGCTTTCGGAGAATACCAGCTCACCGATTCTTATTACGGTTCTGTTTGGGAAGAAGGACAATTACCAAATCCTTCGATAGATTATGATCCGGAAGCAGCGAAAAAACTTTTTGCGGAAGCAGGTTGGAAGCCGAATGCAAAAGGTTTCTTGGAAAAAGATGGACAGCAGTTCGTGATCCATATCCTGGAAAGAGATAGAAGTGTGGAGAAATATTTTACTCTATTTATGGAAAGAGTGAAAGAGTTAGGAATCCAAGTTACTATTGAAAGCACAGATCTTGCAAACTGGTCTGAAAGAATGGATAAATATGATTTTGATGTTACCTGGGCAGCTTGGGGAGCTGGAAGTTCTTTCCCGGACCCAGAACATCATTGGGATTCTAAATACGCAAATGAAAATGGGCAGAACAATTACAACGGTTTCAAAAATCCAGAAGTAGACAAACTCATTGAGCAGCAAAAAACAGAGTTTGATATTAAAAAAAGAACCGAAATCCTGAAGAAAATAGATAAGATCTTAACGAAAGAAGTTCCTTACGTTCTTCTTTGGGGAATTAAATCTACAAGAGTTCTTTATTGGAATCGATTCGGAACTCCTGAAAATCCACTCGCTAGATATTCTGGCGAGGGTGCAGCTAAGTCTTTATGGTGGATAGACGAAGAAAAAGATAAGGCATTGGAAAATTCTAAGAAGAATAAGACTTCTCTTCCAAGTTATAAAAGAGACTTGTACTACCATTCCAAATAA
- the tgt gene encoding tRNA guanosine(34) transglycosylase Tgt, translating to MIYRSRVEDPNSFARTGTLSLNGIEIPTPVFMPVGTRGAVKSLDSDDIDELGYELILGNTYHLYLRPGSEVLEKFGGLKNFVSYKKALLTDSGGFQVFSLNSLVKFKKEGVEFRSHIDGSPHFFTPEKVIDIQRTIGSDIMMVLDDCPPGDGTVSRIKDALDRTHRWAEVAVNYWEKDKRNQFLFGIFQGGTNLDLRLESLEKIRSLPFSGIAIGGLSVGEPRPDFIRTMEGISSYTDRTRPLYLMGVGTVPDILEGVRNGVDMFDCVLPTRNARNGQVFTSLGKVNLRNEKWKFRDEPMDPECGCKVCKRYSIGYIRHLHHVKELSAFSLSTYHNLYFMKKFMKELRHSIEVGNFSEFFVKWKNLYERPEISR from the coding sequence ATGATCTATAGATCCAGAGTAGAAGATCCAAATTCATTTGCTCGAACAGGTACCCTATCTCTCAACGGAATAGAAATTCCGACACCAGTATTCATGCCTGTGGGCACAAGAGGTGCGGTCAAGTCATTGGACTCTGACGATATAGATGAGTTAGGTTATGAACTGATCTTAGGGAATACATATCATCTTTATCTTCGCCCGGGTTCCGAGGTTCTGGAAAAATTCGGCGGACTCAAAAACTTTGTTTCTTACAAAAAAGCTCTACTCACTGACAGCGGTGGTTTCCAAGTTTTCAGTCTGAATTCTCTCGTGAAATTTAAAAAAGAAGGAGTGGAGTTCCGTTCGCATATCGACGGCAGTCCGCATTTTTTCACTCCGGAGAAAGTGATCGATATCCAAAGAACGATTGGCTCAGACATCATGATGGTTTTAGATGATTGTCCTCCCGGAGATGGAACCGTCTCTCGGATCAAAGATGCTTTGGACAGAACTCATCGCTGGGCAGAAGTAGCGGTAAACTACTGGGAGAAAGACAAACGTAATCAATTCCTATTCGGAATTTTCCAAGGTGGAACCAATTTGGATCTAAGATTGGAAAGTTTGGAGAAGATTCGTTCGCTTCCGTTCTCCGGAATTGCGATTGGAGGTCTCTCGGTAGGAGAACCCAGACCTGATTTTATCCGAACCATGGAAGGAATTTCTTCGTACACCGATAGGACTAGACCATTATATCTGATGGGAGTAGGGACTGTTCCAGATATTTTGGAAGGAGTTCGAAACGGAGTCGATATGTTTGATTGCGTTCTTCCCACCCGTAACGCTAGAAATGGGCAAGTATTCACTTCTCTCGGCAAAGTGAATCTCAGAAATGAAAAATGGAAGTTTCGAGATGAGCCGATGGACCCGGAATGCGGATGTAAAGTGTGTAAAAGATACAGTATTGGGTATATCAGACACTTGCATCACGTGAAAGAGCTAAGTGCATTTTCCTTGAGCACGTACCATAATTTGTATTTTATGAAAAAGTTCATGAAAGAACTTCGACATTCCATCGAAGTTGGAAATTTCAGCGAGTTTTTCGTTAAATGGAAAAATTTGTACGAAAGACCGGAAATTTCTCGTTGA
- a CDS encoding RelA/SpoT family protein translates to MGFVKAPATKEMLMEGVRETMGPEALEMIEKAYKVSEDSHHGQFRLSGEPYIVHPLQVGFILYELGLDEKVISAGILHDVIEDTKYTRDDMVRDFGTEITQLVEGVTKISQIKSQSKETEAAENIRKIIIATIQDIRVILIKLADKTHNMRTLSFQPPEKQRRIANETLSLYAPIAGRLGIYSVKSELEDLAFQVIFPEEYQDIKKRISAKKSEREDYIEKLQLILKQRLAEIQINANVEGRAKHFFSIYRKMKTKEKTFDEIFDLRAIRIVTDEIKDCYGVLGIVHTLWSPVPGRFKDYIATPKTNMYQSLHTTVIGPDGKPLEVQIRTAEMNAIAEFGIAAHWVYKEGKTHANERHLTVKWLEVLQTWQDSALDPKEFLEELKYDLHEDEVFVFTPKGEIIQLPKGATVLDFAFRIHTDVGLHCKGAKINGRMIPLRTELRSGDQVEVVIDKRSKPSPIWLRIVKTPSARQKLRAYFRKLREETSKDLAQGAESAAELTLNAEVLEELKRKPSEKVSKQTQAQGQVAGGKILVAGLRDIPVRLSGCCSPLPGDQIIGFVTRGRGVSVHKKNCSVALKQREEEQLRQITVDWDYGQTEPVPVRVEVKAKDRQGIYLEMVKSISGTQTNILEAGASTVQKDTLMARFMIEVEHLDQLKEILDNLKRIPDVVFAHRVK, encoded by the coding sequence ATGGGATTTGTTAAGGCTCCAGCTACCAAAGAAATGTTAATGGAAGGGGTTCGGGAAACTATGGGTCCCGAAGCTCTGGAAATGATCGAGAAGGCCTATAAGGTCTCCGAAGATTCTCACCATGGGCAGTTCCGTCTTTCGGGAGAACCTTATATTGTTCATCCTCTCCAAGTAGGTTTTATTTTATACGAGTTAGGTCTAGATGAGAAGGTAATCTCTGCTGGGATCCTTCATGATGTGATCGAAGATACGAAATACACAAGAGATGATATGGTCCGAGATTTCGGAACTGAGATAACTCAGCTTGTGGAAGGTGTAACTAAAATTTCTCAGATCAAAAGCCAATCCAAAGAAACGGAAGCTGCTGAGAATATTCGAAAGATCATCATCGCGACCATCCAAGATATTCGGGTTATTTTGATTAAACTTGCAGATAAAACTCATAATATGAGGACTCTTTCTTTCCAACCGCCCGAAAAGCAGAGAAGGATTGCAAACGAAACTCTTTCTTTATACGCACCTATCGCCGGAAGACTCGGTATCTACTCAGTCAAATCCGAATTAGAAGATTTAGCATTCCAAGTTATCTTTCCGGAAGAATACCAAGATATTAAAAAGCGTATAAGCGCTAAAAAATCGGAAAGAGAAGATTATATCGAAAAACTTCAGCTGATCTTGAAACAGAGACTCGCCGAAATTCAGATCAATGCAAATGTAGAAGGAAGAGCAAAACATTTCTTCTCTATCTATCGTAAAATGAAAACGAAAGAAAAAACTTTCGACGAAATTTTCGATCTAAGAGCGATCCGTATTGTTACAGACGAGATCAAGGACTGTTACGGAGTATTAGGAATTGTGCATACACTTTGGTCTCCTGTTCCAGGTAGATTTAAGGATTATATCGCAACTCCTAAAACAAATATGTATCAATCACTTCATACGACTGTGATTGGTCCCGACGGAAAACCTTTGGAAGTGCAGATCCGTACCGCAGAGATGAATGCGATCGCTGAATTCGGGATCGCAGCTCACTGGGTATATAAAGAAGGTAAAACCCATGCTAACGAAAGACATCTAACCGTGAAATGGTTGGAAGTCCTTCAGACCTGGCAGGATTCCGCTCTAGACCCTAAAGAATTTTTAGAAGAATTAAAATACGATCTTCATGAGGATGAGGTATTCGTTTTCACTCCTAAAGGGGAAATTATACAACTTCCAAAAGGTGCAACGGTTCTTGACTTTGCATTCAGGATCCATACAGATGTAGGTTTGCATTGTAAAGGTGCTAAGATTAATGGTAGAATGATTCCTCTTCGTACTGAATTGCGTAGTGGGGACCAGGTAGAAGTTGTTATCGACAAAAGATCCAAACCTTCCCCTATTTGGCTTCGTATTGTTAAAACTCCTTCTGCGAGACAAAAGTTACGCGCTTATTTTAGAAAACTTAGAGAAGAGACAAGTAAGGATTTGGCGCAAGGTGCTGAGAGTGCGGCGGAACTCACTCTTAACGCAGAAGTATTAGAAGAACTTAAGCGTAAACCTTCTGAAAAAGTTTCTAAACAAACTCAGGCACAAGGACAAGTTGCAGGCGGGAAAATTTTGGTCGCGGGACTAAGAGATATTCCGGTTCGACTTTCGGGATGTTGTTCTCCTCTTCCTGGAGACCAGATCATTGGTTTTGTTACTAGGGGACGAGGTGTTTCTGTTCACAAAAAAAACTGCAGCGTTGCTTTAAAACAAAGAGAAGAAGAACAACTCAGACAGATTACAGTGGATTGGGACTACGGACAAACGGAGCCGGTTCCAGTTCGTGTAGAAGTTAAAGCAAAGGATCGTCAGGGAATTTATTTGGAGATGGTAAAAAGTATCTCCGGAACCCAGACAAATATTCTGGAAGCAGGAGCTTCTACAGTGCAAAAGGATACTTTGATGGCTCGCTTCATGATAGAAGTGGAACATTTGGACCAATTGAAGGAGATCCTCGACAATTTAAAACGTATCCCAGACGTAGTCTTTGCTCATAGGGTAAAATAA
- the nadC gene encoding carboxylating nicotinate-nucleotide diphosphorylase, producing the protein MKRAYTKPISETSAADYFPLAKMAWDEDCPDQDITSVSLFSPDQKAIAYLNAREEGILCGSGVAEVLSKLSDGDLQFNFFFKDGEKFVNGDKIAEIQGSLLSMLRVERILLNFLQYLSGISTSTRKVVDQYGPKGIMILDTRKTLPGYRKLAKYAVYCGGGSNHRLDLSEMAMIKDNHLALFGSAKIPVGKIRSNFPGRMVELEIDSLDQLEDALDAEPDVLLLDNFNIPDTRKAFQRVKEKNPKILIECSGRITPEKLDALSEFPGVGVSMGYLTHTTRFLDLGLDIRT; encoded by the coding sequence GTGAAGAGGGCTTATACTAAGCCTATATCAGAGACGAGCGCAGCGGATTATTTTCCCCTGGCTAAAATGGCATGGGACGAGGATTGTCCTGACCAAGATATAACGTCTGTTTCCTTATTCTCTCCAGATCAGAAGGCGATCGCATATTTAAATGCAAGGGAAGAAGGTATTCTCTGCGGCAGCGGTGTTGCTGAAGTTCTCTCCAAACTTTCCGACGGAGATTTGCAGTTTAACTTCTTCTTTAAAGACGGAGAAAAATTCGTCAATGGAGATAAAATCGCAGAGATACAAGGCAGTCTTCTCTCCATGCTACGTGTAGAAAGAATCCTTCTAAACTTCCTACAATATCTTTCCGGCATTTCGACTTCGACTCGAAAGGTCGTGGATCAGTATGGGCCTAAGGGTATAATGATCCTGGATACCAGAAAGACTCTACCTGGTTATAGAAAACTTGCAAAGTATGCTGTGTACTGCGGCGGAGGTTCCAACCATAGATTGGATCTTTCTGAAATGGCAATGATCAAAGACAATCATTTGGCTTTATTCGGATCTGCAAAAATCCCTGTGGGAAAAATTAGATCTAATTTTCCCGGAAGAATGGTGGAACTGGAAATAGATTCCTTGGACCAACTGGAAGATGCACTTGATGCGGAGCCAGATGTTTTACTGTTAGATAATTTTAATATACCTGATACACGCAAAGCTTTCCAAAGGGTAAAAGAAAAAAATCCTAAAATTCTAATAGAATGTTCCGGAAGGATTACTCCGGAGAAGCTGGACGCATTGTCTGAATTTCCTGGAGTAGGAGTGAGTATGGGATATCTGACTCACACTACCAGGTTTTTGGATCTTGGTTTGGATATAAGGACCTAA
- the lptE gene encoding LPS assembly lipoprotein LptE — protein sequence MRLLVPIFLVFCLSSCTYITREPGNPPKIDGIPIPDSKRTVYVQNFRNNSYGIAMHTTLSDLVKQEINYRGRFIQTREKSQAAYRIYGEISHYQQVGALLDQGGQQLSKEMFVVCKVELQKAGGEKIPLERTEIPARIIYSDQVGFMETEGQAQTRLLKILAVRIAEEMERAWYYSIAGKIEGEEE from the coding sequence TGCCTAAGTTCTTGCACCTATATTACTCGGGAGCCTGGCAATCCTCCTAAAATCGACGGCATTCCTATCCCAGATTCTAAACGTACTGTGTATGTGCAGAATTTTCGAAATAATTCCTACGGGATTGCAATGCATACTACTCTTTCCGATTTAGTTAAACAAGAGATCAATTATAGGGGAAGATTTATCCAAACTAGGGAGAAGTCCCAAGCTGCATATCGTATCTACGGAGAGATCAGTCATTACCAACAAGTAGGAGCACTTTTGGATCAGGGTGGCCAACAGCTCAGTAAAGAGATGTTTGTAGTCTGCAAGGTGGAACTCCAAAAAGCAGGTGGAGAAAAAATTCCATTAGAAAGAACCGAGATCCCCGCAAGAATTATTTACTCGGACCAAGTTGGTTTTATGGAAACAGAAGGACAGGCCCAGACCAGATTACTCAAAATTCTCGCGGTCCGTATTGCAGAAGAAATGGAAAGAGCCTGGTACTATTCTATAGCGGGCAAGATAGAAGGTGAGGAAGAGTAA